GAAAGTTGTCACTTGCTTGATGAACGGATTTCGCTGGAAGCAGCAGCACTGACAGAACCGCTTGCATGTTGTGTCCATTCGGCGCTTGAAAAAACAACGATTCGTCCAGATGACACAGTACTTGTTTTCGGACCAGGTCCAATTGGCTTATTACTAGCTCAAGTCGTGAAAGCACAAGGGGCAACGGTGATTATGGCAGGAATTACCAAAGATAGCGATCGTCTACGTCTAGCGAAAGAACTTGGAATGGACCGGATTGTCGATACCTTAAAAGAAGACTTAGCTGAAGTTGTGCTAGGCATGACAGATGGTTACGGAGCGGAACGCGTATTTGATTGTTCTGGCGCAGTACCCGCTGTAAATCAAGGATTACCTCTAACGAAGAAAAAAGGCGATTTCGTTCAAGTAGGACTTTTTGCCGAAAAGAAAAATGCGATTGATGAAGAATCCATTATCCAACGTGAAATTGCTTATATTGGCAGCCGTTCGCAAAAACCATCTTCTTGGATTTTAGCACTCGACTTACTTGCAAATGGCAAAATCAATACGGATAAAATGATTACCAAAGTTTATGGTTTAGATGACTGGCGCGAGGCTTTCGAGGCAGTTATGGCAGGAAATGAAATTAAAGTATTAGTGAAATCTTAATAATGGAGGATGAACTGTATGAAAAAACATCAAAAAAAGGATAACCGTGCAAACGAATCCAAAGCTTCTCGGGCTCAGATGTTTTACAGTAGTCATCCTTAGAAATGAGCCGAGAACATATTCGCGTATGTTCTCGGTTCCATTTCATTATAAGACGTTAAAAGAAAAAAATCTATTAATGAAGGTGAAATTAAATGAAATTAACAATTGGTTGTGACCACGGCGGACGTCGACTAAAAGATGCCATTGTGAAACATTTACGTGAAAAAGATATCGAGGTCGTTGATATTGGAACATATACGGACGAAAGTGTTGATTTTCCGTCGTATGCAGAAGAAGTTGCGAGCCAAGTGGTGAGTGGGCAATCCGAACTCGGCATCCTATGCTGCGGGACTGGAATCGGGATGAGTATCGCTGCGAATAAAGTCGACGGAATCCGTGCTGCGGTTGTTTCGGATGCTTTTTCAGCGCGTGCGACTCGGGAACATAATAATAGCAATATTCTCTGCCTTGGTGAACGCGTCGTCGGTGAAGGACTAGCGCTTTTACTTGTTGATACGTGGCTTGAGGCATCTTTTGCAGGTGATCGCCATAAACGCCGCTTGGATAAAATTACTGAACTCGAAAGAAAGTGAGGATGAAAATGAGTAAAATAGCCGCTTCAATTATGTGTGCAGACCAACTACATTTAAGTGATGAGCTCCGGCGCCTTGAATCTGCTGGCGTGGAACTATTACACTGCGATGTGATGGACGGTGTATATGTGAATAATCTTGCGCTCGGTCCGGAATATTTGGAAATAGTGCGAAACAACACAGAAATCCCCCTAGACATACATTTGGCTACTATTACCCCACTTAAATATATTGACATGTTTGGTCCTGTGAAACCGGAATACATTTCTTTTCATGTCGAAGTAGCGGAAGACGTATCAGAAGTTATTCGGAAAATCCGCTCTTACAATGTCAAACCATCCATCGCGATAAATCCGGAAACCCCCATCGAAGCCATTTATCCTTATTTAGATGATGTCGAAATGGTGTTGATGATGACCGTAAATCCAGGTTTTGCGGGGCAGAAATTTCAATCAGACGTATTACAAAAATTGGATGATTTAAAAGCGAAACTAGCTGGAAAAGTCCATGTGCCGCTCATCGAAGTGGACGGCAATATTAATAAAGAGACAGTAGGCTTGATGCGCGACTGTTTACCAGATATTTATGTACTCGGAACATCGGCACTTTTTCATAACCGAGATAAAACGAGTTATGCAGAAAGACTGGTACACATTTGGTCCGACGTAGAAAAATATGTGTAAAAAAGCACAAACAATTTAAGGGAGATGACCGTTTTGAAAAAAACATTAGATAGACAAGCAGTGGACACGATTCGTTCGTTATCGATTGATATGATTGAGAAAGCAAATTCAGGACACCCGGGAATGCCGATGGGAGCAGCGCCAATGGCTTACATGCTATTTGCGAAACATTTAGTATTTAACCCAACCAACCCAGAATGGTTTAACCGCGACCGCTTTGTTTTATCAGCAGGACACGGT
This genomic stretch from Listeria swaminathanii harbors:
- a CDS encoding ribulose-phosphate 3-epimerase is translated as MSKIAASIMCADQLHLSDELRRLESAGVELLHCDVMDGVYVNNLALGPEYLEIVRNNTEIPLDIHLATITPLKYIDMFGPVKPEYISFHVEVAEDVSEVIRKIRSYNVKPSIAINPETPIEAIYPYLDDVEMVLMMTVNPGFAGQKFQSDVLQKLDDLKAKLAGKVHVPLIEVDGNINKETVGLMRDCLPDIYVLGTSALFHNRDKTSYAERLVHIWSDVEKYV
- a CDS encoding zinc-binding dehydrogenase yields the protein MKAVVKTNPGYDQMELKDVEEPQVYGDKVKIKVAFTGICGSDIHTFKGEYKNPTTPVTLGHEFSGVVVEVGPDVTSIKVGDRVTSETTFETCGECIYCKEHDYNLCSNRRGIGTQANGSFAEFVLSREESCHLLDERISLEAAALTEPLACCVHSALEKTTIRPDDTVLVFGPGPIGLLLAQVVKAQGATVIMAGITKDSDRLRLAKELGMDRIVDTLKEDLAEVVLGMTDGYGAERVFDCSGAVPAVNQGLPLTKKKGDFVQVGLFAEKKNAIDEESIIQREIAYIGSRSQKPSSWILALDLLANGKINTDKMITKVYGLDDWREAFEAVMAGNEIKVLVKS
- the rpiB gene encoding ribose 5-phosphate isomerase B translates to MKLTIGCDHGGRRLKDAIVKHLREKDIEVVDIGTYTDESVDFPSYAEEVASQVVSGQSELGILCCGTGIGMSIAANKVDGIRAAVVSDAFSARATREHNNSNILCLGERVVGEGLALLLVDTWLEASFAGDRHKRRLDKITELERK